In a single window of the Coregonus clupeaformis isolate EN_2021a chromosome 10, ASM2061545v1, whole genome shotgun sequence genome:
- the LOC121575092 gene encoding 60S acidic ribosomal protein P0 isoform X2, producing MQAIRLSLRGKAVVLMGKNTMMRKAIRGHLENNPALEKLLPHIKGNVGFVFTKEDLAEIRDMLLANKVPAAARAGAIAPCDVTVPAQNTGLGPEKTSFFQALGITTKISRGTIEILSDVMLIKPGDKVGASEATLLNMLNISPFSFGLLIQQVYDNGSVYSPEVLDITEDALHARFLEGVRNIASVCLEIGYPTLASVPHTIINGYKRVLAVAVETDYSFPLADKVKAYLADPTAFAVAAPVAAAETAAAPAAAKEEAKEESEEGSDDDMGFGLFD from the exons ATGCAGGCCATCCGTCTGTCCTTGCGTGGGAAGGCTGTGGTGCTCATGGGTAAAAACACCATGATGCGCAAAGCCATCCGCGGCCACCTGGAGAACAACCCCGCCCTGGAGAA GTTGCTGCCCCACATCAAGGGAAATGTGGGCTTTGTCTTCACCAAGGAGGACCTGGCTGAGATCAGGGACATGCTACTGGCCAACAAG GTGCCAGCTGCTGCCCGTGCCGGCGCTATTGCCCCCTGTGATGTGACTGTGCCAGCCCAGAACACTGGGCTGGGTCCTGAGAAGACTTCCTTCTTCCAGGCCCTGGGCATCACCACCAAGATCTCCAGAGGAACTATTGAAATCCTG AGCGATGTGATGCTCATCAAGCCTGGAGACAAGGTGGGAGCCAGCGAGGCCACGCTGCTCAACATGTTGAACATCTCGCCCTTCTCCTTCGGTCTGCTCATCCAGCAGGTCTATGACAACGGTAGTGTCTACAGCCCTGAGGTGCTCGACATTACTGAGGATGCTCTGCACGCCAGGTTCCTGGAG GGTGTGCGGAACATAGCCAGTGTGTGTCTGGAGATCGGATACCCCACTCTGGCTTCTGTCCCTCACACCATCATCAACGGATACAAGAGGGTCCTGGCTGTCGCCGTGGAGACTGACTACTCCTTCCCCCTGGCAGACAAG GTGAAGGCCTACCTGGCTGACCCCACTGCCTTCGCTGTCGCTGCTCCTGTGGCTGCGGCAGAGACTGCCGCTGCCCCAGCCGCCGCCAAAGAAGAGGCCAAGGAGGAGTCTGAGGAGGGCTCGGACGATGACATGGGCTTCGGCCTGTTTGACTAG
- the LOC121575092 gene encoding 60S acidic ribosomal protein P0 isoform X1, protein MPREDRTTWKSNYFMKIIQLLDDYPKCFIVGADNVGSKQMQAIRLSLRGKAVVLMGKNTMMRKAIRGHLENNPALEKLLPHIKGNVGFVFTKEDLAEIRDMLLANKVPAAARAGAIAPCDVTVPAQNTGLGPEKTSFFQALGITTKISRGTIEILSDVMLIKPGDKVGASEATLLNMLNISPFSFGLLIQQVYDNGSVYSPEVLDITEDALHARFLEGVRNIASVCLEIGYPTLASVPHTIINGYKRVLAVAVETDYSFPLADKVKAYLADPTAFAVAAPVAAAETAAAPAAAKEEAKEESEEGSDDDMGFGLFD, encoded by the exons ATGCCGAGGGAAGACAGGACCACGTGGAAGTCCAACTATTTTATGAAAATCATC CAATTGCTGGATGACTACCCCAAATGCTTCATCGTCGGCGCCGACAATGTGGGCTCCAAGCAGATGCAGGCCATCCGTCTGTCCTTGCGTGGGAAGGCTGTGGTGCTCATGGGTAAAAACACCATGATGCGCAAAGCCATCCGCGGCCACCTGGAGAACAACCCCGCCCTGGAGAA GTTGCTGCCCCACATCAAGGGAAATGTGGGCTTTGTCTTCACCAAGGAGGACCTGGCTGAGATCAGGGACATGCTACTGGCCAACAAG GTGCCAGCTGCTGCCCGTGCCGGCGCTATTGCCCCCTGTGATGTGACTGTGCCAGCCCAGAACACTGGGCTGGGTCCTGAGAAGACTTCCTTCTTCCAGGCCCTGGGCATCACCACCAAGATCTCCAGAGGAACTATTGAAATCCTG AGCGATGTGATGCTCATCAAGCCTGGAGACAAGGTGGGAGCCAGCGAGGCCACGCTGCTCAACATGTTGAACATCTCGCCCTTCTCCTTCGGTCTGCTCATCCAGCAGGTCTATGACAACGGTAGTGTCTACAGCCCTGAGGTGCTCGACATTACTGAGGATGCTCTGCACGCCAGGTTCCTGGAG GGTGTGCGGAACATAGCCAGTGTGTGTCTGGAGATCGGATACCCCACTCTGGCTTCTGTCCCTCACACCATCATCAACGGATACAAGAGGGTCCTGGCTGTCGCCGTGGAGACTGACTACTCCTTCCCCCTGGCAGACAAG GTGAAGGCCTACCTGGCTGACCCCACTGCCTTCGCTGTCGCTGCTCCTGTGGCTGCGGCAGAGACTGCCGCTGCCCCAGCCGCCGCCAAAGAAGAGGCCAAGGAGGAGTCTGAGGAGGGCTCGGACGATGACATGGGCTTCGGCCTGTTTGACTAG